In Clostridium swellfunianum, a genomic segment contains:
- the pyrF gene encoding orotidine-5'-phosphate decarboxylase — MIIDRLYESVEKKGTVCVGLDTDISYIPKSFLEKYNYLDHAIFRFNQKIIDATFDVSACYKVQIAYYEALGIMGLKVYQRTLEYIRSLGGIVIADIKRGDIAKTAEMYAKAHFSGDFESDFVTLNPYMGMDSIEPYLKYVNSGDKGLFVLARTSNEGARDIQFIRDEQGQSVYETVGEKLSKMTEDYIGNCGYGNIGAVVGCTHVEEAVKLRGKLNNLFFLIPGYGAQGGTAEDVALYLKNGNGGVVNSSRGILLAYKNHEGREAEFELCAREEVLQIRESIDKAARAKTEGGKNDGAKVCSEQSA, encoded by the coding sequence ATGATTATAGATAGATTGTATGAAAGTGTAGAGAAAAAAGGAACGGTTTGTGTAGGACTTGATACAGATATTTCATATATACCTAAGAGTTTCTTAGAGAAATACAATTATTTGGATCACGCTATATTTAGATTTAATCAAAAGATTATAGATGCAACCTTTGATGTATCAGCGTGCTATAAAGTACAAATAGCTTACTACGAAGCTCTTGGAATAATGGGACTTAAGGTTTATCAAAGAACTCTTGAATATATAAGAAGTCTAGGTGGAATTGTTATAGCGGATATAAAGAGAGGGGATATAGCAAAGACAGCAGAGATGTATGCAAAGGCCCATTTTTCTGGAGATTTTGAAAGCGACTTTGTAACTCTTAATCCTTACATGGGTATGGACAGCATAGAACCATATTTGAAGTATGTTAATTCTGGTGATAAGGGACTGTTTGTACTTGCTAGAACCTCTAATGAGGGAGCAAGAGATATACAATTTATTAGAGATGAACAGGGACAAAGTGTATATGAAACTGTAGGGGAAAAGCTAAGCAAAATGACAGAGGATTATATAGGAAACTGTGGCTATGGAAATATAGGAGCAGTAGTTGGCTGCACTCACGTTGAAGAGGCTGTAAAACTTAGAGGAAAACTTAATAACCTATTTTTCTTAATACCGGGCTATGGCGCACAAGGAGGCACTGCTGAAGATGTTGCTTTATATCTAAAGAATGGAAATGGCGGCGTAGTAAACTCCTCAAGAGGAATACTTTTAGCTTATAAAAATCATGAAGGAAGAGAAGCTGAGTTTGAGCTCTGTGCTAGAGAAGAGGTTCTACAAATAAGAGAGTCTATAGATAAGGCGGCAAGGGCTAAGACTGAAGGGGGCAAGAATGATGGAGCTAAAGTATGCAGCGAGCAAAGTGCTTAG
- a CDS encoding dihydroorotate dehydrogenase electron transfer subunit → MELKYAASKVLSNVEVAEGIYELHVGSSVNIKPGQFFMLSAWEGQMLLPRPISVHHVNEGEIVFLYQTKGKGTKLLSQLREGESLNILGPLGNGFDVEKIKGRVAVVAGGIGIAPMSYLIKSLSNCDIDLYCGFRDEVYGVDKIKKAVSKIYISTDKGTTGHKGFITEIFDPKEYDMVLCCGPEVMMKKVAIRCREAGVPVYVSMEKYMACGLGACLVCTCKTIYGNKRTCADGPVFQGEELQLDA, encoded by the coding sequence ATGGAGCTAAAGTATGCAGCGAGCAAAGTGCTTAGTAATGTTGAGGTAGCAGAGGGAATATATGAGCTTCATGTAGGTTCAAGCGTCAATATAAAACCAGGACAGTTTTTTATGTTAAGCGCCTGGGAAGGGCAGATGCTGCTTCCTAGGCCTATAAGCGTACATCATGTTAATGAAGGAGAGATTGTATTTTTATATCAGACAAAAGGAAAAGGAACTAAACTTCTTAGTCAGCTGAGAGAAGGTGAAAGCCTGAATATTTTAGGACCTTTAGGGAATGGGTTTGATGTGGAGAAGATTAAAGGCAGAGTAGCTGTAGTTGCTGGCGGAATAGGAATTGCTCCCATGAGCTACTTAATTAAATCCTTGAGTAATTGCGATATAGATTTGTACTGCGGTTTTAGAGATGAGGTTTACGGAGTTGATAAAATAAAAAAGGCTGTAAGTAAAATTTATATATCCACAGACAAAGGAACTACAGGACATAAAGGTTTTATAACAGAAATATTTGATCCTAAGGAATATGATATGGTGCTTTGCTGCGGACCAGAAGTTATGATGAAAAAGGTTGCGATAAGATGCAGAGAAGCAGGTGTACCTGTGTATGTATCAATGGAAAAGTACATGGCCTGCGGACTTGGAGCCTGCCTTGTATGTACCTGTAAAACTATATACGGAAATAAAAGAACCTGTGCTGACGGACCGGTTTTTCAAGGAGAGGAGCTGCAATTGGATGCTTAA
- a CDS encoding dihydroorotate dehydrogenase: MLKVNICGVDFKNPVVAASGTYGFGEEFNRLYDVGRLGGICSKGLTLNKREGNSGMRVFETSSGMLNSVGLQNPGVNNFIEVELPKMKKFETNIIANVGGATIEEYLEAIDKINTTEVDMIELNISCPNVKCGGMAFGIKAATAYDVVKEVKSVCKKPLIVKLSPNAEDIVDMAYSCREAGADALSLINTLKGMAIDIEKRRPVFENIFAGLSGPAVKPVALRMVYEVCKAVDIPVLGIGGIVSWQDAVEFIMAGAHAVQVGTINFIKPDAALDIIDGIEKFMIKEGIKDLSEIRGMV; this comes from the coding sequence ATGCTTAAGGTAAATATTTGCGGAGTTGATTTTAAAAATCCTGTAGTTGCTGCCTCTGGAACCTATGGCTTCGGAGAAGAATTCAACAGGCTTTATGATGTAGGAAGGCTGGGAGGTATTTGTTCAAAGGGATTAACCTTGAATAAAAGAGAAGGAAACTCTGGAATGAGAGTTTTTGAAACTAGCTCTGGAATGCTCAATAGTGTTGGCCTTCAGAATCCTGGAGTAAATAATTTTATTGAAGTTGAGCTTCCTAAAATGAAAAAATTTGAAACAAATATTATTGCTAATGTAGGCGGAGCAACTATAGAAGAATATTTAGAGGCTATAGATAAAATTAATACTACTGAAGTCGATATGATAGAGCTAAATATATCTTGTCCAAATGTTAAATGCGGGGGAATGGCTTTTGGTATAAAAGCAGCAACTGCTTATGATGTGGTGAAGGAAGTAAAATCTGTTTGTAAAAAACCTCTTATAGTTAAGCTTTCACCAAATGCTGAGGATATAGTGGACATGGCTTATAGCTGCAGAGAGGCAGGAGCAGACGCACTTTCACTAATAAATACACTTAAAGGTATGGCTATTGACATAGAAAAGAGAAGGCCAGTGTTTGAAAATATATTTGCAGGGCTTTCGGGACCAGCTGTAAAACCTGTAGCACTTAGAATGGTTTATGAGGTATGCAAAGCTGTTGATATTCCTGTTTTAGGAATTGGAGGAATAGTGTCTTGGCAGGACGCTGTAGAATTTATTATGGCAGGTGCTCATGCTGTGCAGGTTGGGACAATAAATTTTATAAAACCAGATGCAGCATTAGATATAATTGATGGAATTGAAAAATTTATGATAAAAGAGGGAATTAAAGATTTATCAGAAATTAGAGGAATGGTTTAA
- the pyrE gene encoding orotate phosphoribosyltransferase: MENKVLTILSEVGALLEGHFLLSSGKHSNRYCQCAKLMMHADKAEEVLRVVSEKVKNIDFDLVVGPAMGGVIVAYELGRQLSKPAIFTERENGQMTLRRGFEVLPGQKVLITEDVVTTAKSSMEVAELIKTLGGEVVGIASIVDRTNGDIQYPLYSSVKLQIETYDKDNCPLCKEGLPAVKPGSRNLK; this comes from the coding sequence ATGGAAAATAAAGTTTTAACTATATTAAGTGAAGTTGGAGCGCTGCTTGAAGGACATTTTCTTTTGTCATCAGGAAAGCATAGCAATAGATATTGTCAGTGTGCTAAGCTCATGATGCATGCTGATAAGGCTGAAGAGGTATTAAGGGTTGTTAGCGAGAAGGTAAAGAACATAGATTTTGATTTAGTTGTGGGACCTGCTATGGGTGGAGTGATAGTTGCCTATGAGCTTGGAAGACAGCTTAGCAAACCAGCAATATTTACTGAAAGAGAAAATGGGCAGATGACGCTTAGAAGAGGCTTTGAGGTTTTACCAGGACAAAAGGTGCTTATTACAGAGGATGTAGTTACTACTGCAAAGTCATCTATGGAGGTTGCAGAATTAATTAAGACATTGGGTGGAGAGGTTGTAGGAATAGCTTCTATAGTAGATAGAACTAATGGGGATATACAATATCCTTTATACAGTTCAGTGAAACTGCAAATAGAAACTTATGATAAAGACAACTGCCCTTTATGTAAGGAAGGACTGCCAGCCGTAAAGCCTGGAAGCAGAAACTTAAAATAA
- a CDS encoding carbamoyl phosphate synthase small subunit, whose amino-acid sequence MKAKLILENGMIFEGKAFGYLEETIGEVVFNTGMAGYQQVLTDPSYYGQIVTMTYPLVGNYGINLEDGESDTPKVKGFIVKEACDYPNNFRCELKLNDYLKNHKIMALEGIDTRALTKVLRNSGTMKGIITTEELSEAYVNRKLKEFSNAKAVREVTTKSIYKINGYGQHIAVLDFGIKGNILKSFKKRGCSLTVFPAYTSYEEILKVNPDKIFLSNGPGDPEDLTEIIENIKRLIGKKPIAGICLGHQLLALALGGKTAKLKFGHRGCNHPVKDLEADRVYITSQNHGYYVKELPEQVAATHISMNDNTIEGMRHKVLPIFSVQYHPEACPGPKDADYIFDKFLEL is encoded by the coding sequence ATGAAGGCAAAGCTTATATTAGAAAATGGAATGATTTTTGAGGGAAAAGCTTTTGGATATTTGGAAGAAACTATTGGGGAAGTAGTTTTTAATACGGGAATGGCAGGATATCAGCAGGTACTTACAGATCCATCATACTATGGGCAGATAGTAACGATGACATATCCCCTAGTTGGGAATTATGGAATAAACCTTGAGGATGGGGAATCAGACACCCCCAAGGTTAAAGGGTTTATAGTAAAAGAAGCCTGTGATTATCCAAATAACTTTAGATGCGAGCTTAAACTTAATGACTATTTGAAGAACCATAAAATAATGGCTTTAGAGGGGATTGATACAAGAGCTCTTACAAAAGTACTAAGAAACAGCGGTACTATGAAAGGTATAATAACCACTGAGGAATTAAGTGAAGCATACGTAAACAGGAAGCTTAAAGAATTTAGCAATGCAAAGGCTGTTAGAGAGGTTACTACTAAAAGCATTTATAAGATAAATGGATATGGACAGCATATAGCAGTTTTAGATTTCGGTATAAAAGGCAACATATTAAAATCTTTTAAGAAGAGAGGCTGCAGTTTAACCGTATTTCCAGCATATACTTCCTATGAAGAAATATTAAAGGTTAATCCGGATAAGATATTCTTATCCAATGGCCCGGGAGATCCGGAGGACTTAACAGAGATAATAGAAAATATTAAGAGGCTAATAGGAAAAAAGCCAATAGCCGGCATATGCTTAGGACATCAGCTTCTAGCTTTAGCATTAGGAGGTAAAACAGCAAAATTAAAGTTTGGTCACAGGGGTTGTAATCACCCGGTTAAGGATTTAGAAGCAGATAGAGTTTATATAACCTCACAGAATCATGGCTATTATGTTAAGGAGCTTCCAGAGCAGGTTGCTGCAACACATATAAGCATGAATGATAACACTATAGAGGGAATGAGACATAAAGTACTTCCAATCTTCAGCGTGCAGTACCACCCCGAAGCATGTCCAGGTCCTAAGGATGCGGATTATATATTTGATAAATTTCTAGAGCTTTAG
- the carB gene encoding carbamoyl-phosphate synthase large subunit: MPRNNDIKKVLVIGSGPIIIGQAAEFDYSGTQACEALKEEGVEVVLVNSNPATIMTDKETAHKIYIEPLTVEFVEKIIEKEKPDSIIAGMGGQTGLNLAVELYEKGILEKYKVRVIGTSIEAIKKGEDRELFRAEMEKINQPCIESEIITDIESGKEFSRKIGYPVIVRPAYTLGGTGGGIAENEEELEVILAQGLQLSAIGQVLIEKSVKGWKEIEYEVMRDSKGNCITVCNMENIDPVGIHTGDSIVVAPSQTLSDAEYQMLRSAAIDIINHIGIEGGCNVQFALNPYSFDYGVIEINPRVSRSSALASKATGYPIAKVAAKIALGYGLDEIKNAVTQKTFACFEPTLDYVVVKIPKWPFDKFQGADRQLGTKMMATGEVMAIGSSFEAAFLKGIRSLELGTYSLEHKAMKKLTLEELKSRVVSPDDERIFALAEMIRRNYREEMISQITGVDSFFVRKIKNIVQKEEFLKNISLKDVSRELLYELKAKGFSDKGIGDLLRVSPDEIYKLRTKWDITPVYKMVDTCAGEFEALSPYYYSTYDMYDEVEVSDRKKVIVIGSGPIRIGQGIEFDYASVHAVKSLRKMGIETIIINNNPETVSTDFNVSDKLYFEPLTEEEVLNIIDKEKPFGVILQFGGQTAIKLAKFLREKDIYILGTTSEQIDAAENREKFDELLEKLNIERPKGKAIWSIEAGLEEAEILGYPVLVRPSYVLGGQGMEITYGDEELKYYLKNAFIKDKKNPVLIDKYLMGRELEVDAICDGEKVLIPGIMEHLERAGVHSGDSITLYPTQNVSRAIKEKVLEYTKKLAIGIGIKGMINIQFIEYQEKLYVIEVNPRASRTVPYISKVSGVPIVELATKVMLGEKLENLGYGTDIYKEPDIVAVKVPVFSTQKLPKVEVSLGPEMKSTGEVLGIGKNIYEALYKGFIAAGMQLKNDKGLVLATVNNHDKEEFLEIAKELSEMGYSFISTSGTAEVLKAAGLNAHEVLKINDGKPNILDAIKNREVDIVINTPTKGNDSHRDGFVIRRTAIEKNIQVITSLDTMKALVYVSKEMSSAEGLCKADVFDIGEGKTYN, from the coding sequence ATGCCAAGAAATAATGACATCAAAAAGGTTTTAGTAATAGGTTCTGGACCGATAATTATAGGACAAGCGGCTGAGTTCGATTACTCAGGAACACAAGCTTGCGAGGCGCTTAAGGAAGAGGGAGTAGAGGTTGTACTAGTTAACAGCAATCCAGCAACTATAATGACAGATAAGGAAACTGCCCATAAAATTTATATAGAGCCTTTAACGGTTGAATTTGTAGAAAAAATAATTGAAAAAGAGAAACCAGATAGTATAATTGCTGGCATGGGAGGTCAAACAGGACTTAATTTAGCAGTAGAGCTTTATGAAAAAGGGATACTTGAAAAGTATAAGGTAAGAGTAATTGGAACTTCCATTGAAGCAATTAAAAAAGGTGAAGACAGAGAACTATTTAGAGCAGAGATGGAAAAAATAAACCAGCCCTGCATCGAAAGCGAAATAATTACAGATATTGAAAGCGGCAAAGAATTCAGCAGAAAAATAGGCTATCCTGTTATTGTTAGACCTGCTTATACACTCGGTGGAACAGGCGGAGGAATAGCTGAAAATGAGGAGGAACTTGAAGTTATCTTGGCTCAAGGTTTGCAGCTTAGCGCCATTGGCCAGGTGCTTATTGAAAAAAGCGTTAAAGGCTGGAAGGAAATTGAGTATGAGGTTATGCGAGACAGCAAGGGAAACTGCATTACCGTATGCAATATGGAAAATATAGATCCAGTTGGAATACACACTGGCGACAGCATAGTTGTTGCACCAAGCCAAACCCTTTCAGATGCAGAGTATCAAATGCTTAGAAGCGCTGCTATAGATATAATAAATCATATAGGGATAGAAGGAGGCTGCAATGTGCAGTTTGCTTTAAATCCTTACAGCTTTGATTACGGAGTTATAGAGATAAATCCAAGGGTAAGCCGCTCTTCGGCACTTGCTTCAAAGGCAACGGGATATCCAATAGCAAAGGTTGCTGCAAAGATTGCTTTAGGCTATGGGCTTGATGAAATAAAGAATGCTGTAACTCAAAAGACTTTTGCCTGCTTTGAGCCTACACTTGATTATGTGGTTGTTAAAATTCCTAAATGGCCATTTGACAAATTTCAGGGAGCAGACAGACAGCTTGGAACAAAAATGATGGCTACAGGAGAGGTTATGGCTATAGGGAGCAGCTTTGAAGCGGCTTTTTTAAAGGGAATTCGCTCCTTAGAGCTTGGAACTTATTCATTAGAACATAAGGCAATGAAAAAACTTACCCTTGAGGAGCTAAAAAGCAGAGTAGTATCTCCGGATGATGAAAGAATTTTTGCACTTGCTGAAATGATAAGAAGAAATTACAGAGAAGAAATGATATCGCAGATAACAGGGGTAGATAGCTTCTTTGTAAGAAAAATAAAAAATATTGTTCAAAAGGAAGAATTTCTAAAGAACATAAGCTTGAAGGATGTATCAAGAGAGCTTCTTTATGAGCTAAAGGCTAAGGGATTTTCTGACAAAGGTATTGGAGACCTTTTAAGGGTAAGTCCAGATGAAATATATAAGCTGAGGACAAAGTGGGATATAACGCCGGTTTATAAGATGGTGGATACATGTGCGGGAGAGTTTGAAGCCTTATCACCTTATTATTATTCAACCTACGATATGTATGACGAGGTAGAGGTTAGTGACAGAAAAAAGGTAATTGTTATAGGTTCAGGCCCAATAAGAATAGGACAGGGGATTGAATTTGACTACGCTTCAGTTCATGCGGTTAAGTCATTAAGAAAAATGGGGATTGAAACCATAATAATAAATAATAACCCAGAAACAGTTAGTACAGATTTTAATGTTTCAGATAAGCTTTATTTTGAACCTCTTACTGAAGAAGAGGTGCTGAATATTATAGACAAGGAAAAGCCTTTTGGAGTTATCCTTCAATTTGGCGGCCAGACAGCTATAAAGCTGGCAAAGTTCTTAAGAGAAAAGGATATATATATTTTAGGCACAACCTCTGAACAAATTGATGCAGCTGAAAATAGAGAAAAATTTGATGAACTTCTTGAGAAATTAAATATTGAAAGACCAAAGGGGAAAGCGATTTGGAGTATAGAGGCAGGATTAGAGGAAGCAGAAATATTGGGATATCCTGTGCTTGTAAGGCCTTCCTATGTTCTTGGGGGACAAGGCATGGAAATAACTTATGGAGATGAAGAGCTTAAATATTATCTTAAGAATGCTTTTATAAAGGATAAGAAAAATCCGGTGCTAATAGACAAGTACCTTATGGGAAGAGAACTAGAGGTAGATGCTATATGTGACGGAGAGAAGGTTTTAATTCCAGGAATCATGGAACATTTGGAAAGAGCAGGAGTTCACTCAGGGGACAGTATAACCTTGTATCCGACTCAGAATGTTTCCCGGGCTATAAAAGAAAAGGTACTGGAATACACAAAAAAACTGGCAATCGGAATTGGGATTAAAGGTATGATTAATATTCAATTTATAGAATATCAGGAAAAGCTTTATGTGATAGAAGTTAACCCAAGAGCCAGCAGAACTGTTCCGTATATAAGCAAGGTGAGCGGAGTGCCTATAGTAGAGCTTGCTACAAAGGTTATGCTTGGAGAAAAGCTTGAGAATTTAGGCTATGGAACTGATATTTACAAGGAGCCTGATATTGTGGCTGTGAAGGTACCTGTTTTTTCAACTCAAAAGCTTCCTAAGGTGGAAGTTTCACTTGGACCGGAAATGAAATCCACTGGTGAAGTGCTAGGTATAGGAAAAAATATATATGAAGCTCTGTACAAAGGCTTTATAGCAGCAGGAATGCAGCTTAAGAATGATAAGGGCTTAGTACTTGCAACTGTAAATAATCACGACAAGGAAGAATTTTTAGAAATAGCTAAGGAACTTAGCGAGATGGGATATAGTTTTATATCAACCAGCGGAACTGCTGAGGTTTTGAAAGCAGCAGGCTTAAATGCGCATGAAGTCTTAAAAATAAATGATGGGAAACCTAATATACTTGATGCTATTAAAAATAGAGAAGTGGATATTGTTATAAATACCCCTACGAAAGGCAATGATTCTCATAGAGATGGCTTTGTCATAAGAAGAACTGCCATAGAGAAAAACATTCAAGTTATAACATCCTTAGATACAATGAAGGCACTTGTGTATGTCAGCAAAGAGATGAGCTCAGCAGAAGGCTTATGTAAAGCTGATGTGTTTGATATTGGAGAAGGTAAAACTTACAATTAA
- a CDS encoding aldehyde dehydrogenase, which produces MEPIIDKEKLIEMLKEHKSYFHTGITKDINFRIRQLKKLKISIQKFEKEILDALYKDLRKSEFEAYSTEIGFVLDSISYMIKNLKKWSKPVRVKTPIHQCPSKTYVMYEPYGTVLIIGPFNYPFQLVIEPLIGAMASGNCAVLKPSESTPTISALIRRLIEETFDKNYIRVVEGEKETTSALINSPFDYIFFTGSVPVGRIVMEAAAKNLVPVTLELGGKSPTIVDKTANLDIAAKRIMWGKLINTGQTCIAPDYLLVHKDIKDLFLSKLKMTIVDFYGAVASDSKDYGRIVNSRQFDRLASIIDKDKPKIVYGGSCNRKDLYIEPTLINNATWEDASMKDEIFGPILPILEYNDLQEAINIINERPKPLALYLFTEDSAVEHKVLNSVSFGGGCVNDTISHVASPYMPFGGVGNSGIGGYHGEESFKTFSHRKSILKKSTAFDMNIIYPPYKNKVTLVRKLLK; this is translated from the coding sequence ATGGAACCTATAATTGATAAAGAAAAACTTATTGAAATGCTCAAGGAACATAAGTCTTACTTTCACACAGGAATAACAAAAGATATTAATTTTAGAATAAGACAGCTTAAAAAGCTTAAAATATCAATTCAAAAATTCGAAAAAGAAATTTTGGACGCCTTATATAAAGATCTTAGAAAAAGCGAATTTGAAGCCTACAGCACTGAAATTGGCTTTGTCTTGGACAGTATAAGCTATATGATTAAAAACCTCAAGAAGTGGTCAAAACCTGTCAGGGTTAAAACTCCTATCCATCAATGTCCTTCAAAAACTTATGTTATGTATGAGCCTTATGGAACTGTTTTAATAATAGGGCCTTTTAATTATCCCTTCCAGCTTGTTATTGAGCCTCTTATAGGCGCTATGGCTTCTGGAAACTGTGCCGTGCTTAAGCCCTCAGAAAGCACTCCAACAATTTCTGCTCTAATAAGGAGGCTTATTGAAGAAACCTTCGACAAAAATTATATAAGAGTTGTTGAAGGTGAAAAAGAAACAACCTCGGCATTAATAAATTCACCCTTTGATTATATATTTTTCACAGGAAGTGTGCCAGTTGGAAGAATTGTTATGGAGGCTGCGGCTAAAAACCTTGTACCTGTTACTCTTGAGCTTGGAGGAAAAAGTCCTACTATAGTAGATAAGACTGCTAACTTGGATATCGCAGCCAAAAGAATCATGTGGGGCAAGCTAATAAACACAGGACAAACCTGCATTGCACCAGATTATCTTTTAGTTCATAAAGATATCAAGGATTTATTTTTGTCTAAGCTTAAAATGACAATTGTTGATTTTTATGGTGCTGTTGCCTCTGATAGTAAAGATTACGGACGAATAGTAAATTCAAGACAATTTGACAGACTGGCTTCTATTATTGATAAAGATAAACCTAAAATTGTATATGGTGGCAGCTGCAATAGAAAGGACTTATACATTGAGCCAACACTCATAAACAATGCAACTTGGGAAGACGCGTCCATGAAGGATGAAATATTCGGGCCAATACTGCCAATCCTAGAATACAATGATTTACAAGAAGCGATAAACATAATAAACGAAAGACCTAAACCATTAGCTTTATATTTATTTACAGAGGACAGTGCTGTTGAACATAAGGTTCTAAACAGCGTATCTTTCGGCGGCGGCTGTGTGAACGATACAATTTCCCATGTTGCAAGTCCATATATGCCCTTTGGTGGTGTAGGAAACTCCGGCATAGGCGGTTATCATGGGGAAGAAAGCTTTAAAACCTTCTCTCACAGAAAGAGTATATTAAAAAAGAGTACTGCCTTTGATATGAATATAATCTACCCACCCTACAAAAACAAAGTAACCCTAGTTAGAAAGCTGCTAAAATAG
- a CDS encoding methyl-accepting chemotaxis protein: MLKLLKNLKISTTILFMSILSIVFMSIIGAFAFINLGTINSNLTNMYKNNLQPIAKIGQIRGDFLNMRLETLTALSVYSSSLDSNITKYISRTDSSIKGYQSDTLDNYETKTFAQFTDYYKQYLNHWNQIKEKLVKGQPADETDRSTLNSIGSLAEEKLAMIRDYNEKQAETVNISSNSLYTNTFKVMIYIFAACVLLSFGTSFFIIRVIKNSSKEMIQTMEIVADGDFTLELDTDRKDEFGLMQKSLYKTVNNISTMLKAIKTKSQAIDFQSEGLSSISEEMSSSAENVSASITQVASGASSQAQELVSITMTLNDFSEKLEAMIGAIKNIGTYTEGVNSIAIESNVDMETLISSISKVSTSFKEFSTTIVKLSSDIAKINEITNFINGISEQTNLLALNAAIEAARAGEAGRGFSVVADEIRKLAEQSKVSAGNINSLISGVSNNSSAMIKTTDAMNLELDNQVNIINTAIASFKKILVSVNSIIPQIDEVTTSAMSINSAKNSIIDKIEASSSIAQEVSSASEEIAASSETMSSSSSEVAASAQALSKMTSEMMEQVSNFKLNN, encoded by the coding sequence ATGTTAAAATTACTTAAAAATCTAAAAATCTCTACCACCATACTTTTTATGAGTATCCTTTCGATTGTGTTTATGAGCATAATTGGGGCATTTGCTTTTATAAACCTTGGAACTATAAATAGTAACTTAACAAATATGTATAAAAACAATTTACAACCTATAGCAAAAATAGGGCAAATAAGAGGTGATTTCCTTAATATGAGGCTTGAAACTTTAACTGCGTTATCAGTTTACTCTTCAAGCCTTGACAGCAATATTACAAAATACATTTCTAGGACAGACTCTAGTATAAAAGGCTACCAAAGCGACACCTTAGACAACTATGAAACTAAAACCTTTGCTCAATTCACAGATTACTACAAGCAGTATCTTAATCATTGGAATCAAATCAAGGAGAAACTTGTAAAAGGTCAACCAGCTGATGAAACTGACCGTTCAACTTTGAATTCTATCGGTTCATTAGCAGAAGAAAAGCTTGCAATGATTAGAGATTATAATGAGAAACAGGCAGAAACAGTTAATATCTCAAGTAACTCTCTCTACACTAATACCTTTAAAGTTATGATATACATATTTGCTGCTTGCGTTCTTTTGTCATTTGGTACAAGCTTTTTTATCATAAGAGTCATAAAGAACTCCTCAAAGGAAATGATCCAAACCATGGAAATAGTTGCAGATGGAGATTTCACTTTAGAATTAGATACAGATAGAAAAGATGAATTTGGACTTATGCAAAAGTCTCTTTATAAAACTGTTAATAATATTTCAACTATGCTCAAAGCTATAAAAACCAAATCTCAAGCCATTGATTTTCAGTCTGAAGGCCTTTCTTCTATATCTGAAGAAATGTCCTCTTCTGCTGAAAATGTATCTGCTTCTATTACTCAAGTTGCTAGTGGTGCAAGCTCCCAAGCTCAGGAGTTAGTTAGTATTACTATGACGCTTAATGATTTTTCTGAAAAGCTTGAGGCAATGATTGGAGCAATCAAAAATATAGGAACTTATACTGAAGGAGTAAATTCAATAGCTATAGAGAGCAATGTAGATATGGAAACCTTAATTTCCTCAATTAGCAAAGTTAGTACTTCCTTTAAGGAATTTTCTACAACCATAGTTAAATTAAGTTCTGACATAGCTAAAATAAATGAGATAACAAACTTTATAAATGGTATATCAGAGCAAACAAATCTTTTAGCTTTAAACGCTGCTATAGAAGCAGCACGGGCTGGAGAGGCTGGAAGAGGTTTCTCTGTAGTTGCAGATGAAATAAGAAAGCTAGCTGAGCAAAGCAAAGTTTCAGCAGGAAACATAAATTCTTTAATTTCTGGAGTATCAAATAATTCTTCTGCAATGATAAAGACAACAGACGCAATGAATTTAGAATTAGATAATCAAGTTAATATTATTAATACCGCAATAGCTTCTTTTAAAAAGATATTAGTTTCTGTTAATTCAATAATTCCCCAAATAGATGAAGTAACCACCTCAGCTATGAGCATCAATTCAGCAAAAAATTCTATAATTGATAAAATCGAAGCTTCTTCTTCTATTGCACAGGAGGTTTCTTCAGCCTCTGAGGAAATAGCGGCTTCTTCTGAAACAATGAGCAGTTCTTCTAGTGAAGTAGCTGCTTCTGCTCAAGCACTAAGTAAAATGACAAGTGAAATGATGGAACAGGTAAGTAATTTCAAATTGAATAATTAA